In Paeniglutamicibacter kerguelensis, one genomic interval encodes:
- a CDS encoding ribonuclease HII → MASQPPTLEHERALAARGGHKLIGAADEVGRGALAGPVSVGYVVIDPNGVPDLPGVRDSKLLNAEQRQTLVPLIKEWAAGWGVGHASAAEIDELGLVPALRLAGLRAVTAAGVEADAVLLDGNLDWLSATRQPTLLDSLMPGFGEAGDIDGLLIPVQTLIKGDLLALSIAAASILAKVERDELLDGYDSEHPAYGWIQNKGYGTTGHRQAIVEQGATGYHRKTWQLTPKG, encoded by the coding sequence ATGGCTTCACAACCACCCACCCTCGAACACGAGCGTGCGCTGGCCGCACGCGGAGGCCACAAGCTCATCGGCGCCGCGGACGAGGTGGGCCGCGGGGCACTGGCCGGCCCGGTGTCCGTCGGCTACGTCGTCATCGACCCCAACGGCGTCCCGGACCTGCCGGGAGTGCGCGATTCCAAGCTGCTGAACGCCGAACAGCGCCAAACGCTGGTTCCGCTGATCAAGGAATGGGCCGCTGGCTGGGGCGTCGGGCACGCAAGCGCCGCCGAAATCGACGAACTGGGCCTGGTGCCTGCGCTGCGGCTGGCAGGCCTGCGGGCGGTCACGGCGGCCGGTGTGGAAGCCGACGCGGTGCTGCTGGACGGGAACCTGGACTGGCTCTCGGCCACCAGGCAGCCCACGCTGCTGGATTCGTTGATGCCCGGATTCGGGGAAGCCGGTGACATCGACGGACTCCTCATCCCCGTGCAAACCCTGATCAAGGGCGACTTGCTGGCGCTGTCCATCGCCGCGGCGTCGATTTTGGCCAAAGTCGAGCGTGACGAGCTGCTCGATGGCTACGATAGTGAACACCCGGCGTACGGTTGGATACAGAACAAGGGGTACGGCACCACGGGGCACCGGCAGGCAATCGTCGAGCAGGGGGCCACCGGGTACCACCGCAAGACCTGGCAGCTCACACCCAAGGGCTAG
- a CDS encoding DUF2469 domain-containing protein produces the protein MSAEDLENYEADLELQLYREYKDVANLFNFVVETERRFYLANGVDLKTRSADGEVFFDLTLTDAWVWDVYRTGRFVKSVRIVTFKDVNIEELNRVDDLTIPKDGLD, from the coding sequence ATGAGTGCCGAAGATCTTGAAAACTATGAAGCGGATTTGGAACTGCAGCTCTACCGCGAGTACAAGGACGTTGCGAACCTCTTCAACTTCGTGGTGGAAACCGAACGGCGTTTCTACCTGGCCAACGGGGTGGACCTGAAGACCCGCTCGGCCGACGGGGAGGTCTTCTTCGACCTGACCCTCACCGACGCCTGGGTGTGGGACGTCTACCGCACGGGCCGCTTCGTGAAGTCGGTGCGCATCGTCACGTTCAAGGACGTGAACATCGAGGAACTGAACCGCGTCGATGACTTGACGATCCCCAAGGACGGCCTGGACTGA
- a CDS encoding YraN family protein translates to MNHNQELGARGEELAATYLAGVGYTVLERNWRCKIGELDIIADDAGQIVGVEVKTRSSLGFGHPAEAVNPAKLRRISRLARRWCVEHRRDARTVRVDVLAIIMAPGREPSIEHLIGVES, encoded by the coding sequence GTGAACCACAACCAGGAGCTGGGTGCCAGGGGCGAGGAGCTTGCCGCAACCTACCTGGCCGGTGTCGGGTACACCGTGCTGGAGAGGAATTGGCGGTGCAAGATCGGCGAGCTGGACATCATCGCCGACGACGCTGGCCAGATCGTCGGGGTGGAGGTGAAGACGCGCAGCTCGCTGGGCTTCGGGCATCCCGCCGAGGCGGTGAACCCGGCCAAGTTGCGGCGGATCTCCAGGTTGGCCCGGCGCTGGTGCGTTGAACACCGCAGGGACGCCCGCACGGTGCGCGTCGACGTGCTGGCGATCATCATGGCGCCCGGGCGTGAACCGAGCATCGAGCACCTGATCGGGGTCGAATCATGA
- a CDS encoding YifB family Mg chelatase-like AAA ATPase: MSLARTLGIGLTGLNGQLIEIEADVGNGIPGFLLLGLPDASLNESRERIRSAARNSGIPLPNRRITVNLTPATLHKRGSGFDLAILLATLAADRSITPQPEVVYLAELGLDGSLRPVAGVLPSVMAAVRAGYPEIVVAAGNLAEAELVAGAKVRSYDHLSQLLADCGADPSELRFRARHHSPQRKPGAWEGLDVRALDLAEVVGQAQGRYALEVAAAGGHHLLLTGPPGAGKTMLAQRLPGLLPDLDDTQAMETTAVHSLAAGGGQITALIRRPPFEAPHHSASMVALIGGGSGVPRPGAASRAHRGVLFLDESPEFSATALDALRQPLESGVLTLHRAAGTATYPARFQLVMAANPCPCGRNLGKGTDCTCTPMQRRRYLARLSGPLLDRIDMQLFVPQLSAREMASRGPVESSALVAARVREARVQQRDRLKRWGIGTNAELPGSILRNELRLVAAATAGLNKAAESLRLSARGYDRVLRIAWSIADLNSHACPTAGDVDVALQLRQRGKGDVG; the protein is encoded by the coding sequence ATGAGCCTGGCGCGGACGCTGGGTATCGGGCTGACCGGCCTGAACGGCCAGCTCATCGAAATCGAGGCCGACGTCGGCAACGGCATCCCCGGCTTCCTGCTGCTCGGGTTGCCCGATGCGTCGCTGAACGAATCGCGTGAACGGATCCGCTCCGCGGCACGAAACTCCGGCATCCCCTTGCCCAACCGCCGCATCACCGTGAACCTGACCCCGGCGACACTGCACAAGCGCGGCTCCGGCTTCGACCTGGCGATCTTGCTGGCAACCCTTGCCGCGGACCGGAGCATCACGCCCCAGCCCGAGGTCGTCTACCTGGCCGAGCTTGGGCTTGACGGGTCCCTGCGCCCGGTGGCAGGAGTGCTGCCCTCGGTCATGGCCGCCGTGCGTGCCGGCTACCCGGAGATCGTTGTTGCCGCCGGGAACCTTGCCGAGGCCGAACTGGTTGCCGGGGCCAAGGTGCGCTCCTACGACCACCTGTCCCAGCTGCTCGCCGACTGCGGTGCGGATCCGTCCGAACTGCGTTTCCGGGCGCGGCACCATTCCCCGCAACGCAAGCCGGGGGCGTGGGAGGGACTCGATGTGCGGGCGCTGGACCTCGCAGAGGTGGTAGGCCAGGCGCAGGGACGCTACGCGTTGGAGGTCGCGGCGGCCGGCGGGCACCACCTTTTGCTCACCGGGCCGCCGGGCGCGGGCAAGACCATGCTTGCACAGCGCTTGCCCGGCCTGCTCCCGGACCTTGACGACACCCAGGCCATGGAAACCACTGCCGTGCATTCGCTCGCGGCAGGAGGCGGGCAGATCACCGCCTTGATCCGCCGCCCGCCGTTCGAGGCCCCGCACCACAGTGCCTCGATGGTGGCGCTGATCGGCGGGGGCAGTGGTGTCCCGCGACCAGGTGCCGCATCCAGGGCTCACCGGGGAGTACTGTTCCTCGACGAAAGCCCCGAGTTCAGTGCCACGGCACTCGACGCCTTGCGCCAGCCGCTCGAGTCCGGGGTGCTGACCCTGCACCGGGCGGCGGGCACGGCGACCTATCCGGCACGGTTCCAGCTGGTGATGGCGGCGAACCCGTGCCCGTGCGGGCGGAACCTGGGCAAGGGGACGGATTGCACCTGCACACCCATGCAACGCCGCCGCTACCTAGCCAGACTCTCGGGCCCGCTGCTGGACCGGATCGACATGCAGCTCTTTGTCCCGCAGCTTTCGGCGCGTGAGATGGCCTCGCGCGGCCCCGTTGAATCCTCCGCGTTGGTTGCCGCCCGTGTCCGCGAGGCCAGGGTGCAACAGCGGGACAGGCTCAAGCGCTGGGGCATAGGCACCAACGCAGAGCTACCCGGTTCGATCCTGCGCAACGAACTGCGCTTGGTTGCCGCGGCCACCGCCGGGTTGAACAAGGCGGCGGAATCCCTGCGGCTCAGTGCGCGGGGGTATGACAGAGTGCTGCGCATTGCCTGGAGCATCGCGGACCTGAACTCGCATGCCTGCCCCACCGCCGGGGACGTGGACGTGGCCTTGCAACTACGCCAGCGTGGCAAGGGAGACGTCGGGTAG
- a CDS encoding DUF4573 domain-containing protein, with protein MDPTAAIEPAEATEPIDPAEATEAMEPAEATEAMEPAEATEPIDPAEATEAMEPAEATEAMEPAEATEAMEPAEATEAMEPAEATEPIDPAEATEAMEPAEATEPIDPAEAIDPAEPIDEWWAVSVPQTDLRMSQ; from the coding sequence ATGGATCCGACCGCCGCGATCGAACCGGCCGAGGCCACCGAGCCTATTGATCCGGCCGAGGCCACCGAGGCGATGGAACCGGCCGAGGCCACCGAGGCGATGGAACCGGCCGAGGCCACCGAGCCTATTGATCCGGCCGAGGCCACCGAGGCGATGGAACCGGCCGAGGCCACCGAGGCGATGGAACCGGCCGAGGCCACCGAGGCGATGGAACCGGCCGAGGCCACCGAGGCGATGGAACCGGCCGAGGCCACCGAGCCTATTGATCCGGCCGAGGCCACCGAGGCGATGGAACCGGCCGAGGCCACCGAGCCTATTGATCCGGCCGAGGCGATCGACCCCGCCGAGCCGATCGATGAATGGTGGGCCGTGTCTGTGCCCCAAACGGATTTGCGCATGAGCCAATGA
- a CDS encoding ABC transporter permease yields the protein MINDMLTYLGTGANWAGEGGIAARLAEHLWYSFLAVLAALVVAFPLGLFIGHTGRGKVVLVSLSNVLRALPSLGIMTLLVLLMGLGIFPPLVALILIAIPPILAGVYSGVANVDPLVVDSARAMGMKDSRLILQVELPLALPLMLGGLRGAILQVIATATIAAYVNLGGLGRYIFDGLALYDYGQVLVGAVLVTALALVVDGLMALLVKRFSPARSYLAT from the coding sequence ATGATCAACGACATGCTGACCTACCTGGGCACCGGCGCCAACTGGGCGGGCGAGGGCGGAATCGCCGCCCGGCTGGCCGAACACCTCTGGTATTCCTTCCTTGCGGTGCTCGCGGCCTTGGTGGTCGCCTTCCCGCTGGGCTTGTTCATCGGCCACACCGGGCGCGGCAAGGTCGTGCTGGTGTCCCTGTCCAACGTCCTGCGGGCTTTGCCGTCCTTGGGCATCATGACGCTGCTGGTGCTGCTGATGGGCCTTGGGATCTTCCCGCCCCTGGTGGCGTTGATCCTCATCGCCATTCCGCCGATCCTGGCCGGAGTGTACTCGGGGGTGGCAAACGTCGACCCGCTGGTCGTGGATTCGGCGCGTGCCATGGGCATGAAGGATTCGCGTCTCATCCTGCAGGTCGAGCTCCCGCTGGCGTTGCCGCTGATGCTCGGCGGGCTGCGCGGGGCGATCCTGCAGGTCATTGCCACCGCGACCATCGCTGCGTACGTGAACCTTGGCGGGCTGGGCCGCTACATCTTCGATGGGCTGGCCCTGTACGACTATGGCCAGGTGCTGGTTGGTGCGGTGCTGGTGACGGCGCTCGCGCTGGTCGTGGACGGTTTGATGGCACTGCTGGTCAAGCGGTTCTCGCCGGCACGCAGCTACCTCGCAACCTAG
- a CDS encoding ABC transporter permease has product MKWLLANLEQVWELTIEHLYLSVIPIVVGLVLALVLGLVFGNRRRARTLITTVASAVFTVPSLALFVVMPTLLGTQILDPINVVIALSLYSASLLVRTVFDALDAVPADVLNSAEAMGYSPARRRLLVDLPLALAPLAAGTRVAVVTNVSLVSVGAVIGIGGLGQLFTSGYQRNYPDQIMAGIIMILLLALVLDRVVAVIGQLLTPWLSAKNAGDSASAVPRGAGAGLAATQATVDPSLGGNK; this is encoded by the coding sequence ATGAAATGGCTGCTGGCAAACCTCGAGCAGGTTTGGGAACTCACAATCGAACACCTGTACCTATCGGTCATCCCCATCGTGGTCGGCCTGGTGCTGGCGCTGGTGCTGGGGCTCGTCTTCGGAAACCGCCGGCGAGCGCGAACCCTCATCACCACCGTGGCAAGTGCGGTCTTCACCGTGCCGTCGCTGGCATTGTTCGTGGTGATGCCCACGCTGCTTGGCACGCAGATCCTTGATCCGATCAATGTGGTGATCGCGCTGAGCCTGTATTCGGCGTCGCTGCTGGTGCGCACGGTCTTTGACGCGCTGGATGCGGTTCCCGCCGATGTGCTCAATTCCGCAGAAGCCATGGGGTACTCGCCGGCCAGGCGCCGCCTGCTGGTGGATCTTCCGCTGGCGTTGGCCCCGTTGGCCGCGGGAACCCGCGTGGCGGTCGTGACGAACGTTTCCCTTGTCTCCGTGGGCGCGGTGATCGGCATTGGCGGACTGGGGCAGCTGTTCACCTCCGGGTACCAGCGCAACTATCCCGACCAGATCATGGCCGGCATCATCATGATCCTGTTGCTGGCCCTGGTCCTTGACCGGGTGGTCGCGGTGATCGGCCAGCTGTTGACCCCGTGGCTTTCGGCGAAGAATGCCGGAGACTCGGCGAGCGCCGTGCCAAGGGGCGCTGGTGCCGGCCTTGCCGCAACGCAGGCAACCGTCGATCCGTCCCTCGGAGGCAATAAATGA
- a CDS encoding ABC transporter ATP-binding protein: MITFESVSKTYPGGTTAVDNLDLHIETGTFTVLVGPSGCGKTTSMRMINRMVTPTSGRILVDGQDVAEIRPVSLRLGIGYVLQNGGLFPHRTVIDNVATVQRLLGLSKTAARAKAHEALERVGLDASVAHRYPAQLSGGQQQRVGVARALAADPPILLMDEPFSAVDPIVREELQQEVRHLQAEIKKTIVMVTHDIDEALTLGDKIAVMAPGGHLQQYAPPAEILTRPANEFVASLVSKDRGFRALSFDTLDHVPSTPLPAPRRDGSIDMSALAPGWVLEPSAGHGTAGADGAAQWVNTDGARFAVAGALRPGDSLRMGLDAVLASPIAAALLLDAGGRPAGYITLGDLTPHLRPGVVAGA; the protein is encoded by the coding sequence ATGATCACCTTCGAATCCGTCTCCAAGACCTACCCCGGAGGCACCACAGCGGTGGATAACCTCGACCTTCACATCGAAACAGGTACTTTCACGGTCCTCGTGGGCCCCAGCGGCTGCGGCAAGACCACGTCCATGCGCATGATCAACCGCATGGTGACCCCCACCAGCGGGCGCATCCTCGTCGACGGGCAAGACGTGGCGGAAATCCGCCCCGTGTCCCTGCGCCTGGGCATCGGCTACGTCCTGCAAAACGGCGGACTGTTTCCCCACCGCACCGTGATCGACAATGTCGCCACCGTCCAGCGGCTGCTGGGGCTGTCCAAGACGGCGGCCAGGGCCAAGGCCCACGAGGCACTGGAACGCGTCGGGCTGGATGCCTCGGTGGCCCACCGCTATCCCGCCCAGCTCTCCGGCGGGCAGCAGCAGCGCGTGGGCGTGGCACGCGCTCTGGCGGCCGACCCGCCCATCCTGTTGATGGACGAGCCATTCAGCGCCGTGGACCCGATCGTGCGCGAGGAACTCCAGCAGGAGGTCCGGCACCTGCAGGCCGAAATCAAGAAAACCATCGTCATGGTCACCCACGACATCGACGAGGCGCTGACCCTCGGGGACAAGATCGCCGTCATGGCGCCGGGCGGCCACCTGCAGCAATACGCCCCGCCCGCGGAAATCCTCACGCGCCCCGCCAACGAATTTGTCGCCTCGCTGGTGTCCAAGGACAGGGGCTTCCGGGCACTGTCCTTCGACACGCTCGATCACGTCCCCAGCACCCCGCTGCCGGCCCCGCGCAGAGATGGGAGCATCGACATGTCCGCGCTCGCCCCCGGCTGGGTCCTGGAGCCATCTGCGGGCCACGGGACGGCGGGCGCGGACGGCGCGGCCCAATGGGTCAACACCGACGGAGCCCGCTTTGCCGTCGCCGGCGCGCTGCGCCCCGGGGACTCCCTGCGCATGGGCCTCGACGCGGTGCTGGCGTCCCCGATCGCCGCCGCACTGCTGCTTGACGCGGGGGGGCGGCCGGCCGGTTACATCACCCTCGGCGACCTGACCCCGCACCTTCGCCCCGGGGTGGTGGCCGGGGCATGA
- a CDS encoding ABC transporter substrate-binding protein yields the protein MVAGSLILSGCSDPTAAPETSGGSAAASKLTVSSANFTESEIIGNLYAEALKAKGYDVATKFNIGSREAYIPALADGSIDLIPDYTGNLLLFLDKNADVSTPASILNELPAALLAKNLVALTPAAAQDKDSVVVTRATADKWNLKSIGDLAAHNAEVTIAGPPEFKERPVGLPGLEKNYGLVPAKFVPIADGGGPATVKALLDGSVTAANIFTTSTAIPANDLVVLEDPKNNFPAQQVIPVAGKDKLDMKAIETIDAISAKLSTEELIKLNEQVSGESKTEPKAAATAWLTEQGLITK from the coding sequence GTGGTCGCTGGATCATTGATCCTCAGCGGCTGCTCGGATCCCACCGCCGCCCCGGAAACTTCCGGTGGCTCGGCCGCCGCCTCGAAGTTGACGGTTTCCTCGGCCAACTTCACCGAATCCGAGATCATCGGCAACCTCTACGCCGAGGCGCTCAAGGCCAAAGGCTACGACGTGGCGACGAAATTCAATATCGGCTCCCGCGAGGCCTACATTCCGGCTCTCGCCGATGGCTCCATTGACTTGATCCCCGACTACACGGGCAACCTGCTGCTCTTCTTGGACAAGAACGCGGATGTCAGCACGCCCGCTTCGATCCTCAATGAGCTTCCGGCCGCGCTGTTGGCCAAGAACCTTGTTGCTCTGACCCCCGCTGCCGCGCAAGACAAGGACTCCGTGGTTGTCACGCGGGCCACCGCCGACAAATGGAACCTGAAGTCCATCGGCGATCTTGCCGCCCACAATGCCGAGGTGACGATTGCCGGGCCTCCGGAGTTCAAGGAACGCCCGGTTGGGTTGCCGGGGCTGGAGAAGAACTACGGGTTGGTTCCCGCCAAGTTCGTCCCGATCGCCGATGGCGGTGGCCCGGCAACGGTGAAGGCGCTGCTGGATGGCTCCGTGACCGCGGCGAACATCTTTACGACCAGCACCGCAATACCGGCGAACGATCTTGTGGTGCTGGAGGATCCCAAGAACAATTTCCCTGCCCAGCAGGTCATCCCCGTGGCGGGCAAGGACAAGCTGGACATGAAGGCGATCGAGACCATCGACGCCATTTCGGCGAAGCTGAGCACGGAGGAGCTGATCAAGCTCAATGAGCAGGTCTCCGGGGAGTCGAAGACCGAGCCGAAGGCTGCGGCGACTGCCTGGCTTACCGAGCAGGGCTTGATCACCAAGTAG
- the dprA gene encoding DNA-processing protein DprA — translation MNETTARAGLTRIIEPNDLTGAALVAILGAVEAYKLIREHTGPTPARTQQQVADLLDAHGAARSSLRLDAGLDRWRARASVANPQADLQLMSNLGGGILLPGDENWPRGFDALGLAAPHALWYRGKGAIDTLREPNTLVAIVGSRDATEYGRTITAELASGLVRRGICIVSGGAYGIDAKAHEAALAEEPPAGEATTRPSTIAVMAGGLDRFYPAGNEDLLYQVHREGLLISEVAPGSTPTRWRFLQRNRLIAALCSLTIVSEARWRSGALSTAHHAAEMGREVGAVPGSIYSANSAGCHRLIREGAATLITDAAEALELLGKTHAPHPAKDSPPIGEVNAAKAEDAREYDGLDVQDLLLLDALPIRSPRTVDELAILAGLGIGSILGGLSRLAAKGLTESKPDGWIRRYPTGKPKQRMRQDSDPLPRE, via the coding sequence ATGAACGAAACCACAGCCAGGGCGGGACTCACGAGAATCATCGAACCCAACGACCTAACCGGCGCCGCCCTGGTGGCGATCCTGGGTGCCGTCGAAGCCTACAAGCTGATCCGCGAACACACCGGCCCGACACCCGCCCGAACCCAACAGCAGGTAGCTGATCTCCTGGACGCCCACGGCGCCGCACGCTCGAGCCTGCGCCTCGATGCGGGACTGGACAGATGGCGGGCGCGAGCAAGTGTTGCAAACCCCCAAGCGGACCTGCAGCTGATGAGCAACCTGGGAGGGGGAATCCTCCTGCCCGGCGACGAAAACTGGCCACGCGGATTCGACGCGCTCGGACTCGCAGCACCCCATGCACTCTGGTACAGGGGCAAAGGCGCCATCGACACCCTGCGCGAGCCCAATACCTTGGTCGCGATCGTGGGCTCGCGGGACGCCACCGAATACGGCCGCACCATCACCGCCGAACTAGCCAGCGGATTGGTAAGACGCGGCATCTGCATCGTCTCAGGGGGAGCCTACGGAATCGACGCCAAAGCACACGAAGCCGCGCTCGCCGAAGAACCGCCAGCCGGAGAAGCCACAACACGCCCCTCAACCATCGCCGTAATGGCCGGGGGACTAGACCGCTTCTACCCCGCAGGGAACGAAGACCTCCTCTACCAAGTACACCGCGAGGGGCTACTCATCTCCGAAGTCGCTCCGGGATCCACACCCACACGCTGGAGATTCCTGCAACGCAACCGGCTCATCGCCGCCCTATGCTCACTTACAATCGTCAGCGAAGCACGCTGGCGCTCCGGGGCACTGAGCACCGCACACCACGCCGCGGAAATGGGCCGCGAGGTGGGGGCAGTCCCCGGGTCCATATACTCCGCAAATTCCGCAGGCTGCCACAGGCTCATCAGGGAGGGGGCAGCAACACTCATCACCGACGCCGCCGAAGCCCTCGAACTACTCGGGAAAACCCATGCACCCCACCCGGCAAAGGACTCACCTCCCATAGGGGAAGTAAACGCCGCCAAAGCGGAAGACGCCCGCGAATACGATGGGCTGGACGTGCAAGACCTCCTGCTCCTGGACGCACTGCCAATACGCTCGCCACGCACCGTCGACGAACTCGCCATACTCGCAGGCCTGGGAATCGGCTCAATCCTCGGCGGACTCAGCCGCCTCGCCGCCAAGGGCCTCACAGAATCCAAGCCAGATGGCTGGATACGCAGATACCCCACTGGAAAGCCGAAGCAACGGATGCGCCAAGACTCAGATCCTCTCCCACGTGAGTAA
- a CDS encoding tyrosine recombinase XerC, with protein MPQRSEQKSEPIAIPAALQSAHDGFLRHMRLERSRSEHTLRAYSSDITNLLTYAIPRGAQTLEGIDLPLLRTWLMTLQESGLARTTLSRRSASIRSFLAWALRENLIDTNPAIRLQSPKREQRLPHVLQSNQIQRMFDAPPRTTNQGNADTQEPTAEERALADRNTLILELLYATAIRVGELVSLDIDSLDLDRRTLRVIGKGDKERTVPFGQPALNALDNWLRRSRPTLRNEHSGPALLLGKRGKRLDARQAREVVSKALADLGDTAARGPHALRHSAATHLLDRGADLRAVQEILGHSSLATTQLYTHVSVERLKESYQRAHPRA; from the coding sequence GTGCCACAAAGATCCGAACAAAAATCCGAACCCATCGCCATCCCCGCCGCACTCCAAAGTGCCCACGATGGCTTCCTGCGGCACATGCGCCTCGAACGCTCACGCAGCGAACACACACTACGCGCCTACAGCTCCGACATCACCAACCTCCTCACATACGCAATCCCACGCGGAGCCCAAACCCTGGAAGGCATAGACCTGCCACTGCTGCGCACCTGGCTCATGACCCTGCAGGAATCAGGCCTCGCCCGCACTACCCTCTCCCGCCGCTCTGCATCGATACGCAGTTTCCTCGCCTGGGCGCTACGCGAAAACCTCATCGACACAAATCCAGCAATCCGCCTGCAATCGCCCAAACGCGAACAACGACTCCCACACGTCCTGCAAAGCAACCAAATCCAACGCATGTTCGACGCCCCGCCACGAACAACAAACCAAGGAAACGCGGACACACAAGAACCCACCGCAGAAGAACGCGCGCTCGCCGACCGCAACACACTCATCCTCGAACTGCTCTACGCCACAGCAATCCGCGTCGGCGAACTCGTATCCCTGGACATCGACAGCCTCGACCTCGACCGACGCACGCTGCGCGTCATCGGCAAGGGAGACAAGGAACGCACAGTCCCCTTCGGACAACCCGCACTCAACGCCTTGGACAACTGGCTCCGCCGCTCACGACCAACACTCCGCAACGAACACTCTGGCCCCGCATTGCTCCTCGGCAAACGAGGCAAACGCCTCGATGCCCGCCAAGCCCGCGAAGTCGTCTCAAAAGCGCTCGCCGACCTCGGGGACACCGCTGCCCGCGGACCACACGCCCTGCGGCACAGTGCGGCAACCCATTTGCTCGATCGCGGTGCTGACCTGAGGGCCGTGCAGGAAATCCTGGGCCACTCATCGCTGGCTACCACGCAGCTATACACACACGTTTCCGTTGAGCGGCTCAAGGAGAGCTACCAGAGGGCCCATCCGCGCGCATAA
- a CDS encoding DUF3145 domain-containing protein translates to MSEAMTRGVLFVHSAPSALCPHIEWAIGSVVEQRTDLHWSEQNAAPGMSRAEVNWTGKPGTGALLASALRGWAHLRYEVTEEASPGVDSSRWSHTPELGIFHATTDAAGNIMVSEERIRWAYEKGAGDPAVVYQELSIALGEAWDEELEPFRYAAEGAPVRWLHQVI, encoded by the coding sequence ATGTCTGAAGCAATGACCAGGGGCGTACTTTTCGTACACTCAGCCCCTTCAGCGTTGTGCCCGCATATCGAATGGGCGATCGGTTCAGTTGTCGAACAGCGCACCGATTTGCACTGGAGTGAGCAAAACGCCGCCCCGGGTATGTCCCGTGCCGAAGTGAACTGGACCGGCAAGCCGGGCACGGGTGCGCTGCTGGCCTCCGCACTGCGCGGTTGGGCACACCTGCGCTACGAGGTCACCGAGGAAGCCAGCCCCGGTGTCGATTCCAGCCGTTGGTCACACACCCCGGAGCTGGGTATCTTCCACGCAACAACGGACGCCGCCGGCAACATCATGGTCAGCGAGGAACGCATCCGTTGGGCCTATGAAAAGGGTGCCGGCGATCCGGCCGTCGTTTACCAAGAACTTTCCATTGCCCTGGGCGAGGCCTGGGACGAGGAACTCGAACCCTTCCGCTACGCGGCCGAGGGGGCACCCGTACGCTGGCTCCATCAAGTGATCTAA